Proteins found in one Acipenser ruthenus chromosome 18, fAciRut3.2 maternal haplotype, whole genome shotgun sequence genomic segment:
- the LOC117416573 gene encoding alpha-1,6-mannosyl-glycoprotein 2-beta-N-acetylglucosaminyltransferase-like — protein sequence MRFRIYKRKVFILTLIVVACGFAFWSSGRQRKGEVFTRDTEAGRGNRGQSTSVNRKAWNETLPDKVQKPEVDNMTLVYRGIVYQLNFDQTIKNAEKITSRPKDDLVVVVQVHNRPEYLRLLVDSLRKAKGIENVLLIFSHDYWSPEINQVVATVDFCQVLQIFFPFSIQLYPQEFPGNDPKDCPRDIPKKDALKLGCINAGFPDSFGHYREAKFSQTKHHWWWKLHFVWERVKALKDHSGLVLLIEEDHYLSPDFYHLLKKMWSLKNEQCHDCDVFSLGTYTHAGFSNKADKVEVKAWKSTEHNMGMALSRETYQKLMQCTDTFCSYDDYNWDWSLQYVTVTCLQRFWKVMVSEAPRIFHAGDCGMHHKETCMPQTQKTKIMSILQSNGNQLFPETILITKRLPVAAVSPHVKNGGWGDIRDHELCKSYRRLQ from the coding sequence ATGAGATTCCGAATTTACAAGCGTAAGGTTTTTATATTAACTCTGATAGTTGTAGCCTGTGGCTTTGCCTTCTGGAGCAGTGGGAGGCAAAGGAAAGGTGAGGTGTTCACCAGAGACACTGAGGCGGGGAGAGGTAACCGGGGACAAAGCACGTCTGTCAACAGAAAAGCATGGAACGAGACGTTACCGGACAAGGTGCAGAAACCCGAGGTGGACAACATGACCTTAGTTTATCGGGGGATCGTTTACCAGCTGAACTTTGACCAGACCATCAAGAATGCGGAGAAGATTACGAGCCGTCCGAAAGATGACCTGGTCGTGGTGGTCCAAGTCCACAACCGACCCGAGTACCTGAGACTGCTAGTAGACTCTCTTAGGAAAGCCAAGGGCATTGAAAACGTGCTGCTAATATTCAGCCACGACTACTGGTCCCCGGAGATTAATCAAGTGGTCGCCACCGTCGATTTTTGCCAAGTCCTTCAAATATTCTTCCCTTTTAGCATTCAGTTGTACCCTCAAGAGTTTCCCGGAAACGACCCTAAAGACTGCCCGAGAGACATCCCCAAGAAAGATGCCTTAAAACTGGGCTGCATCAATGCAGGCTTCCCAGATTCGTTCGGCCACTACCGAGAAGCAAAGTTCTCTCAGACTAAACACCACTGGTGGTGGAAGCTGCATTTCGTCTGGGAACGGGTGAAAGCCTTGAAAGACCACAGCGGGTTGGTTTTGCTCATTGAAGAGGACCACTACCTGTCGCCAGACTTCTACCACCTCCTCAAGAAGATGTGGAGCCTCAAGAATGAGCAGTGCCACGACTGCGACGTTTTCTCGCTGGGCACTTACACCCACGCCGGCTTCTCCAACAAGGCTGACAAAGTGGAGGTGAAAGCGTGGAAGTCGACGGAGCACAACATGGGCATGGCGCTGAGCAGAGAGACTTACCAGAAGCTGATGCAGTGCACCGACACGTTCTGCAGCTACGATGACTATAACTGGGACTGGTCCCTGCAGTACGTCACCGTCACCTGCCTGCAGAGGTTCTGGAAGGTCATGGTCAGTGAAGCCCCGAGGATCTTCCACGCTGGAGACTGCGGGATGCACCACAAGGAAACCTGCATGCCCCAAACCCAGAAGACCAAAATCATGAGCATCCTGCAGAGCAACGGCAACCAGCTGTTCCCCGAGACCATCCTCATAACCAAGAGGCTGCCTGTAGCTGCAGTTTCTCCGCACGTGAAGAACGGCGGCTGGGGAGACATCCGAGACCACGAACTTTGCAAAAGCTACCGCAGGCTGCAGTGA